The Megalops cyprinoides isolate fMegCyp1 chromosome 9, fMegCyp1.pri, whole genome shotgun sequence genome has a window encoding:
- the ercc2 gene encoding general transcription and DNA repair factor IIH helicase subunit XPD, which translates to MKLNIEGLLVYFPYDYIYPEQYSYMLELKRTLDAKGHGVLEMPSGTGKTISLLSLIVAYQRAFPLEVTKLIYCSRTVPEIEKVVEELRKLMEFYAKETGEESSFLALALSSRKNLCVHPEVSSLRFGKEVDGKCHSLTASYIRAQRHSNPSVPTCHFYEGFDALGRQVPIPSGIYNLDDLKAFGRSKGWCPYYLARYSILHANIVVYSYHYLLDPKIADLVSKELAKKSVVVFDEAHNIDNVCIDSMSVNITRRTLDRSQANMETLQSTIQKIKETDAAKLKEEYSRLVEGLKEANVARETDVYLSNPVLPDEILQEAVPGSIRTAEHFVGFMKRFLEYLKSRLRIQHVVQESAPQFLKDIFEKVCIDRKPLRFCAERLRSLLRTLEIADIADFSPITLISNFATLVSTYSRGFTIIIEPFEDKTPTIANPVLHFSCMDPSIAIKPVFERFQSVIITSGTLSPLDIYPRILDFRPVTMASFTMTLARTCLCPLIVGRGNDQVAISSKFETREDFAVIRNYGNLLLELSAIVPDGIVAFFTSYVYMENIVASWYEQGILENIQRNKLIFIETPDAAETSMALEKYQEACENGRGAILLSVARGKVSEGIDFVHHYGRAVVMFGVPYVYTQSRILKARLEYLRDQFQIRENDFLTFDAMRHAAQCVGRAIRGKTDYGLMVFADKRYARADKRGKLPRWIQEHISDGSLNLTIDETVQLSKHFLRQMAQPFRREDQLGLSLLTLDQLQSEEMLERIAQIAHQV; encoded by the exons atGAA gTTGAATATCGAGGGGCTGCTGGTGTATTTTCCTTATGACTACATCTACCCAGAGCAATACTCCTACATGCTGGAGCTGAAGAGAACTCTGGACGCTAAG GGCCATGGAGTTCTGGAAATGCCATCGGGAACTGGGAAAACCATATCCCTTCTTTCTTTAATTGTTGCTTATCAGCGG GCCTTCCCCCTGGAGGTGACCAAGCTGATCTACTGCTCTCGAACTGTGCCTGAGATAGAGAAG GTGGTGGAAGAGTTGAGGAAGCTAATGGAGTTCTATGCCAAGGAGACGGGAGAAGAGAGCAGCTTCCTCGCCCTAGCCCTGTCGTCTCGTAAGAACCTCTGTGTGCACCCAGAG GTGAGCTCCCTGCGCTTTGGGAAGGAGGTGGACGGGAAGTGCCATAGCTTGACAGCGTCCTACATCCGTGCCCAGCGCCATAGTAACCCCAGTGTGCCTACCTGCCACTTCTATGAG GGTTTTGATGCCCTTGGGAGGCAGGTGCCCATCCCCTCTGGTATCTACAACCTGGACGATCTGAAGGCTTTCGGCCGGAGCAAAGGCTGGTGCCCCTACTACCTGGCACGGTACTCG ATTCTCCACGCCAATATCGTTGTCTACAGCTACCACTACCTCCTGGACCCAAAGATTGCAGACCTGGTCTCCAAAGAGCTGGCCAAGAAGTCTGTCGTGGTTTTTGACGAAGCGCACAATATTG ACAATGTGTGCATTGACTCCATGAGTGTCAACATCACCCGGAGAACCCTGGACCGCAGCCAGGCTAACATGGAGACCCTCCAGAGCACCATCCAAAA GATAAAGGAGACGGATGCAGCCAAACTGAAAGAAGAATACAGCCGATTGGTGGAGGGGCTGAAGGAGGCCAATGTTGCCCGGGAAACAGACGTCTACTTGTCCAATCCTGTGTTACCCGATGAAATCCTTCAAG AGGCTGTCCCTGGCAGCATCCGCACAGCAGAGCACTTTGTGGGCTTCATGAAGCGCTTCCTGGAGTACCTCAAATCCCGCCTCCGGATACAGCACGTGGTGCAGGAGAGTGCGCCCCAGTTCCTCAAGGACATCTTCGAGAAAGTGTGCATTGACCGTAAGCCACTCCG GTTCTGTGCGGAGAGGCTGCGCTCATTGTTGCGGACCCTCGAGATCGCGGACATCGCGGACTTCTCCCCCATCACTCTCATCTCTAACTTTGCCACGCTGGTCAGCACATACAGCAGAG GTTTCACCATTATCATCGAGCCTTTCGAAGACAAGACCCCCACAATCGCTAACCCAGTGCTGCACTTCAG TTGTATGGACCCTTCGATAGCCATCAAGCCTGTGTTTGAGCGCTTCCAGTCAGTCATCATCACCTCAGGG ACCTTGTCACCACTGGACATCTACCCCCGGATTCTTGACTTCCGCCCGGTTACCATGGCGTCCTTCACCATGACGCTGGCGCGCACTTGCTTGTGCCCCCTT attGTAGGCCGAGGGAACGACCAGGTGGCGATTAGTTCTAAGTTTGAGACACGGGAAGATTTCG CTGTTATACGTAACTATGGCAATCTGCTCCTGGAGTTGTCAGCCATCGTGCCAGACGGCATTGTGGCATTCTTCACCAGCTACGTTTACATGGAGAACATTGTGGCTTCATGGTATGAGCAG GGGATCCTGGAGAACATTCAGAGGAACAAGCTCATCTTCATTGAGACGCCTGATGCAGCGGAGACCAGCATGGCACTAGAGAAGTACCAGGAG GCTTGTGAGAACGGCCGTGGGGCCATTCTGCTGTCGGTGGCTAGGGGGAAGGTGTCAGAGGGGATTGACTTTG TGCATCACTATGGCCGTGCTGTGGTCATGTTTGGAGTACCCTATGTCTATACACAGAGCCGCATCCTCAAG GCGCGTCTGGAGTACCTGCGGGACCAGTTCCAGATCCGCGAGAACGACTTCCTGACGTTCGACGCCATGCGGCACGCGGCGCAGTGCGTGGGGCGGGCCATCCGAGGCAAGACCGACTACGGCCTGATGGTCTTCGCCGACAAG CGGTACGCCCGTGCTGACAAGAGGGGGAAGCTGCCTCGCTGGATCCAGGAGCACATCAGCGACGGCAGCCTGAACCTGACCATCGACGAGACCGTGCAGCTCTCCAAGCACTTCCTGCGCCAGATGGCCCAGCCTTTCAGACGG gagGACCAGCTCGGCCTCTCCCTCCTCACGCTGGACCAGCTGCAGTCAGAGGAGATGCTGGAGAGGATCGCCCAGATCGCTCACCAGGTCTGA
- the zgc:154093 gene encoding cdc42 effector protein 2, giving the protein MPAKTPMYLKTSTPKRGKKLKLRDVLSSDMISPPLGDVRHSAHVGPEGEADMFGDVGFLQGKLDMLPALGRPHSRSQSMERRLDEPFPVDGKYHHRNNTLLKSTISMPVFLAPEQAPPKPPRLHLEEPAPPALHQQLQQQQQQQRSMSVCEEGVPLAERYAGPCRDLSYSASIPALRHLVPSSGSFSEASSEDSMLDGCPPLDPRRGLSLDSDAGLSNEDLRSDRSDSPGVPHSESLVGLDLDLGPSILEDVLRIMDRYKTAQEGCEL; this is encoded by the coding sequence ATGCCGGCCAAGACGCCCATGTACCTGAAGACATCCACCCCGAAGCGGGGCAAGAAGCTGAAGCTGCGGGACGTGCTGTCCAGCGACATGATCAGCCCGCCCCTGGGCGACGTGCGCCACAGCGCCCACGTGGGGCCGGAAGGGGAGGCGGACATGTTCGGGGACGTGGGCTTCCTGCAGGGCAAGCTGGACATGCTGCCGGCGCTGGGCCGCCCCCACTCGCGCTCCCAGAGCATGGAGCGCCGGCTGGACGAGCCCTTCCCGGTGGACGGGAAGTACCACCACCGCAACAACACGCTCCTCAAGAGCACCATCTCCATGCCGGTGTTCCTGGCCCCAGAGCAGGCCCCACCCAAGCCGCCCCGCCTCCACCTGGAGGAGCCCGcgccccctgccctgcaccagcagctccagcagcagcagcagcagcagcgctccATGTCCGTCTGCGAGGAGGGCGTGCCGCTGGCCGAGCGCTACGCCGGGCCCTGCCGCGACCTCAGCTACTCCGCCTCCATCCCCGCCTTACGGCACCTCGTGCCCTCGTCCGGCTCCTTCTCGGAGGCCTCGTCGGAGGACTCCATGCTGGACGGCTGCCCGCCCCTGGACCCGCGGAGGGGCCTGAGCTTGGACTCGGACGCGGGGCTCAGCAACGAGGACCTGCGCAGCGACCGCAGTGACTCCCCCGGCGTGCCCCACTCCGAGTCCCTCGTGGGCCTCGACCTGGACCTGGGCCCCTCCATCCTGGAGGATGTGCTGCGGATCATGGACCGCTACAAGACCGCCCAGGagggctgtgagctgtga